A window of Candidatus Neomarinimicrobiota bacterium genomic DNA:
CCTGGGTGAACATGCTAAAGCGGTAGTCCCAGATGAGCAGCATCCCCTTGCGGGTCTCGTTGTAAAAGGCCAGCAGTGCCAGTCGCATGGGTCAGTCCTCTCGCGCCAGGGTGCGCAGAAATACTTCCTCCAGGTCCAGCTCGGACCGGGTCACCGAGTGCAGCGGCACACCCGTTGCACGCACCTTCCCCAGAATTTCGAACAGGGCGGTTTGATCGCGGATGGCCCCGGTCAGGATGGTCTGGCCGTTGTCCTCCTCGGCCTGCAGGCCATCGAATCCCGCCAGCTGGTCGGGCCGCAGCTGGCCGTCCAGCCGGATCCGGTAATGGTGATCGCCGGAGAGGTTCAGCAGCTTGGCTACCGGCTCATTGGCCAGCAACTTCCCCGCCCGCATGATCGCCACCCGGTCGCACAACTCCTCGGCCATCTGCAGCTGGTGGGTCGTCAGAATGACGGTCTTGCCCTCTTCCCTGGATAGGCGCGAAATCCACTGCTTCACCGTCCGGGACGAGGGCACGTCCAGCCCCAGGGTGGGCTCATCGAGCAGGACGACAGGGGGGTCGGCGATGAGGGCGCTGGCGATGGCCACCTTCTGCTGCATGCCCCGGGAAAATGTGCGCACCGGATCCTTACGCCGGTCCCAGAGGTCCAACTCCTTTAGCAGCCCCTCGGCCCGCCCCCGAGTTTCCCTGGCGGTCTTGCCCTTCAGGCGCCCGAAGTACATGAGATTCTCCCACGCGCTCAGCCGCCAGTAGACGTTGCGCGTACCCTCCAGCACCACCCCGATCTGCGACATGGCCGCGCTGCGCTGGCGTGACACATCATAGCCATTCAGTTGCAGGTGACCTTCATCCGGAGTGATCAGACCGCACAACATCTTGATGGTGGTGGTTTTTCCGGCGCCGTTCGGGCCGAGGAATCCCAGGATTTCCCCTTTCTTTACAGAGAAGCTGACATCCTGAACGGCTACGGTCCGTCCATATCGTTTGGTCAATCCCTGAACTTCTATCACCGAACCCTCCCTGCAAAGATCATAGATCGAAAGATCAGAGGCTCTTCCCCTTGAGGAGCGGCGTTTTCACCTGCTCCTCATCCTTGATTTGGAATCAGCCCGCCGCTTTTAGCGTAGTGCTCCCCCCTCTGCTCCGCTTGCGGCTGGGAGCTTGGCCCGTTTGAATTGAGTGGTGTTTGGGCAGCGGCTAGCATACCAAATTATAGGGCCTTTTTCCAAGATTCGGCCAGGCTGCACGGGCCCGTCACACTCCCGCGTTGCCGATGAGAACAACATGCCGTAGGATAAGTTGTGCAAGTCTTTCAAAGAGCCTCCAGGCA
This region includes:
- a CDS encoding ABC transporter ATP-binding protein — encoded protein: MIEVQGLTKRYGRTVAVQDVSFSVKKGEILGFLGPNGAGKTTTIKMLCGLITPDEGHLQLNGYDVSRQRSAAMSQIGVVLEGTRNVYWRLSAWENLMYFGRLKGKTARETRGRAEGLLKELDLWDRRKDPVRTFSRGMQQKVAIASALIADPPVVLLDEPTLGLDVPSSRTVKQWISRLSREEGKTVILTTHQLQMAEELCDRVAIMRAGKLLANEPVAKLLNLSGDHHYRIRLDGQLRPDQLAGFDGLQAEEDNGQTILTGAIRDQTALFEILGKVRATGVPLHSVTRSELDLEEVFLRTLARED